One window from the genome of Malacoplasma penetrans HF-2 encodes:
- a CDS encoding NADP-dependent glyceraldehyde-3-phosphate dehydrogenase: MENTFYKGSAYINGKFVDSEKTIPVISTIDGSTIGSVAALSKKDIDMAFEGAHLAFNLWRNLTPEMRIKKIKEFAEYFIAEKEFLATLMSYEIGKSYNDALKEVERSYENIFETIEVYEKEFVNPSVIGPEVNKIKGKTGYFYNVPVGVVLAIAPFNYPINLGLAKIIPTLLVGNTIVFKPATQGSLVSSQLAKYFDQANFIAGVFNLVTGKGSEIGDYILENKRIQGATFTGSSDIGFKLASKLPMKPLVLELGGKDAAIVTNNADVELAAKEIIKGAFGYSGQRCTAIKRVLVTKEIADDLLIHLIKEAQKLKVGNPLNNPDITPLIDRKAVDFNIDLIDDAINHGANLVYGGNIEGYNLLRHTILDNVSTKSKLAWEEPFGPVLPIIRVSTINEAIAIANASEYGLQGSVFTKDLEEARTIAKYLDTGTVNINRGSSRGPDIFPFIGIKKSGFGVQGIRDSLKAMTRVKGIVENE, translated from the coding sequence ATGGAAAATACATTTTATAAAGGTAGTGCCTATATTAATGGAAAATTTGTAGATAGTGAAAAAACAATTCCTGTTATTTCTACAATTGATGGTTCTACAATTGGATCAGTTGCTGCTTTATCTAAAAAAGATATTGATATGGCTTTTGAAGGTGCTCATTTAGCTTTTAACTTATGAAGAAACTTAACACCAGAAATGAGAATTAAAAAGATTAAAGAATTTGCTGAATACTTTATTGCTGAAAAAGAATTTTTAGCAACATTAATGTCTTATGAAATTGGTAAGTCTTATAATGATGCTTTAAAAGAAGTTGAAAGAAGTTATGAAAATATCTTTGAAACTATTGAAGTTTATGAAAAAGAATTTGTTAACCCAAGTGTAATTGGGCCTGAAGTTAATAAAATAAAGGGAAAGACTGGTTACTTTTATAATGTTCCAGTAGGGGTAGTTTTAGCAATTGCTCCATTCAACTATCCAATTAACCTAGGATTAGCAAAAATTATTCCAACATTACTAGTTGGTAATACTATAGTTTTTAAACCTGCAACACAAGGATCTTTAGTTTCTTCTCAACTTGCAAAATACTTTGATCAAGCTAATTTTATTGCTGGAGTATTTAATTTAGTAACTGGAAAAGGTAGTGAAATTGGTGACTACATTTTAGAAAACAAAAGAATTCAAGGTGCTACATTTACTGGAAGTTCTGACATTGGATTTAAATTAGCTTCTAAATTACCAATGAAACCACTAGTTTTAGAATTAGGTGGAAAAGATGCTGCAATTGTTACAAACAATGCAGATGTAGAATTAGCTGCTAAAGAAATTATTAAAGGTGCATTTGGATATTCTGGTCAAAGATGTACTGCTATTAAAAGAGTATTAGTTACTAAAGAAATTGCAGATGATTTATTAATTCATTTAATTAAAGAAGCTCAAAAACTAAAAGTTGGAAACCCTTTAAATAATCCTGATATTACACCTTTAATTGATAGAAAAGCAGTAGACTTTAATATTGATTTAATTGATGATGCAATTAACCATGGTGCAAATCTTGTATATGGTGGAAACATTGAAGGATACAACTTATTAAGACATACAATTTTAGATAATGTAAGTACTAAATCTAAACTTGCTTGAGAAGAACCATTTGGACCAGTTTTACCAATTATTAGAGTTTCTACAATTAATGAAGCAATTGCAATTGCAAATGCTAGTGAATATGGTTTACAAGGATCTGTATTTACTAAAGACCTTGAAGAAGCTAGAACCATTGCAAAATACTTAGATACTGGAACTGTAAATATTAACAGAGGAAGTTCTAGAGGACCAGACATTTTCCCGTTCATTGGAATTAAAAAATCAGGTTTTGGTGTTCAAGGGATTAGAGATTCATTAAAAGCAATGACTAGAGTAAAAGGTATTGTTGAAAACGAATAA
- a CDS encoding NAD(+)/NADH kinase gives MKRYFIIDNGSSKSIALRKKFESLITEEWTYSEDDYEYVFIIGGDGTFLRNRNKYLDKKVVVINGGNLGYFSHFNRDNLNTIFDKVENDSLFFSPLEIEVLVNGKQFFCINEILIRSDKVLNAKVYINNTLLENFKGTGIMVATPWGSTAHAKNVGGAIVDPNLNLVQFIEVEPLTQKRYSSLKSPFILSYENKIILKSKENCHASIILDGTKIEELYNDNLTIKFNYAKFKMFKPDCKKGYIKKLRDSFIRDK, from the coding sequence ATGAAAAGATATTTTATTATTGATAATGGTTCAAGTAAATCAATTGCATTAAGAAAGAAGTTTGAATCATTAATTACAGAAGAATGAACATATTCAGAAGATGATTATGAATATGTTTTTATTATTGGTGGAGATGGAACTTTTTTAAGAAATAGGAATAAATACTTAGATAAAAAAGTTGTAGTTATCAATGGTGGTAACCTTGGTTACTTCTCACATTTTAATAGAGATAATCTTAATACTATTTTTGATAAAGTAGAAAATGATTCTTTATTTTTTAGTCCTTTAGAAATTGAAGTATTAGTTAATGGTAAACAATTCTTTTGCATTAATGAAATCTTAATTAGAAGTGATAAAGTTTTAAATGCAAAAGTTTATATTAATAACACTTTATTAGAAAACTTTAAAGGAACAGGAATTATGGTTGCAACTCCATGAGGTTCAACTGCTCATGCTAAGAATGTTGGTGGTGCAATTGTAGATCCAAATTTAAATCTTGTTCAATTTATTGAAGTTGAACCCTTAACACAAAAAAGATATAGTTCTTTAAAGTCTCCATTTATTTTAAGTTATGAAAATAAAATTATTTTAAAGTCTAAAGAAAATTGTCATGCTTCAATAATTTTGGACGGGACAAAAATTGAAGAATTATATAATGATAATTTAACAATTAAGTTTAATTATGCTAAATTTAAAATGTTTAAACCTGATTGTAAAAAAGGATATATTAAAAAATTAAGAGATTCTTTTATAAGGGATAAGTAA
- the trpS gene encoding tryptophan--tRNA ligase: MKTIVSGIQSTNSLTLGNYLGALKNFINLQNDNKMFIFIADMHSITVDFNPKELESNRKSVASIYAACGLDFDKNIIFYQSSVLAHTQLSYIITCHSYMGELSRMTQFKDKSQKTNANGTTNIPTGLFIYPCLMAADILLYDADLVPVGKDQKQHMELARDIAIRMNKKYKTNLFKIPEIYQSEMGAKIMDLVDPSIKMSKSNANTKGTIFLLDKVEDVRKKIMQAKTDSLNKVKYDVENQPGVSNLMTIYSCLTNKKTDEIEKEFENKNYGEFKTKVADAVCLLLEDIQKKYQIYFNSNEIEQKLEKNAKKCNEIVNKKINLVQQTLGLGTYKG, encoded by the coding sequence ATGAAAACAATAGTATCTGGAATTCAGTCAACAAATTCTTTAACACTAGGAAATTACTTAGGAGCATTAAAGAATTTTATTAATTTACAAAATGATAACAAAATGTTTATTTTTATAGCTGATATGCATTCAATCACAGTGGATTTTAATCCTAAGGAATTAGAATCAAATAGAAAATCAGTTGCTAGTATTTATGCAGCTTGTGGATTAGATTTTGATAAAAATATTATCTTTTATCAATCAAGTGTTTTAGCTCATACTCAATTAAGTTACATTATTACATGTCACTCATATATGGGTGAGCTTAGTAGGATGACACAATTTAAAGATAAATCTCAAAAAACAAATGCAAATGGTACCACTAACATTCCAACAGGTTTATTTATTTATCCTTGTTTAATGGCAGCAGATATCTTATTGTATGATGCAGATTTAGTACCAGTTGGAAAAGATCAAAAACAGCATATGGAATTAGCAAGAGATATTGCTATTAGAATGAATAAAAAATATAAAACTAATTTATTCAAGATTCCAGAAATTTACCAATCAGAAATGGGTGCAAAAATCATGGATTTAGTAGATCCATCAATTAAGATGTCAAAATCAAATGCTAATACCAAAGGAACAATTTTCTTATTAGATAAAGTTGAAGATGTTAGAAAAAAGATTATGCAAGCTAAAACAGATTCACTAAATAAAGTTAAATATGATGTAGAAAACCAACCAGGTGTAAGTAACTTAATGACAATCTATTCTTGTTTAACTAATAAAAAAACAGATGAAATTGAAAAAGAATTTGAAAACAAAAACTATGGTGAATTTAAAACAAAAGTAGCAGATGCAGTTTGTTTGCTATTAGAAGATATCCAAAAAAAATATCAAATTTATTTCAACAGTAATGAAATAGAACAAAAATTAGAAAAGAATGCAAAAAAATGTAATGAAATAGTAAATAAAAAAATTAATCTTGTTCAACAAACATTAGGTTTAGGAACTTATAAGGGGTAG
- a CDS encoding ZIP family metal transporter has translation MNFPFRETDFNGNLNIAIAVNLVIYAVLLISVPSIVIGIISFIKPKIKAKTSFYLYAFSSAVFLMVGTVGLIREGYEGTETFTHELPNSEGINQLIMAGIIAGGALAGLTVAIVFRYFFVKFSGEVHKTHDNHSHDDHIFNLSDIDNPKAAWLVIFLILSHRTIDGFVLGGTVAKMSTGADLNLGLFITFILHIFVEVLIVYYRQVQYGQKRWKALFYNFVTLLAIVPVMVIGAYINQYLAQVAWILPFVNVSGGSIIAFVGVIELVPEFLHYKRMSSKDWYKLIICYSVGIVFALFILSFHTHEHVEEHAHDHDHETTTQVLKLIANPKQYLSSLNNFNIVNNFQPV, from the coding sequence ATGAATTTCCCATTTAGAGAAACCGATTTCAATGGAAATTTAAATATTGCAATTGCAGTTAATCTTGTAATCTATGCAGTATTGTTAATTTCAGTTCCCTCAATTGTTATTGGTATTATTTCTTTTATCAAACCTAAGATTAAAGCTAAAACATCATTTTACTTGTATGCTTTTTCTTCTGCTGTTTTTTTAATGGTAGGAACAGTAGGTTTAATTAGAGAAGGATATGAAGGAACAGAAACATTCACACATGAATTACCAAATAGTGAAGGAATAAACCAATTAATTATGGCTGGTATAATTGCTGGTGGTGCATTAGCTGGTTTAACAGTAGCTATTGTATTTAGATATTTCTTTGTTAAGTTTTCAGGAGAGGTTCACAAAACTCATGATAACCACTCTCATGATGACCACATCTTTAACTTATCAGATATTGATAATCCAAAAGCTGCATGATTAGTAATCTTTCTAATCTTAAGCCATAGAACAATAGATGGATTTGTATTAGGTGGAACTGTAGCTAAAATGTCTACAGGAGCTGATTTAAACTTAGGTTTATTTATTACTTTCATTCTTCACATTTTTGTTGAAGTGTTAATTGTTTATTATCGTCAAGTTCAATATGGACAAAAAAGATGAAAAGCTTTATTTTATAATTTTGTAACATTATTAGCAATTGTACCTGTTATGGTTATTGGTGCATATATTAACCAATACCTAGCACAAGTTGCTTGAATCTTACCATTTGTAAATGTATCAGGTGGTTCAATTATTGCATTTGTTGGGGTAATTGAATTAGTACCAGAATTCTTACACTATAAGAGAATGTCTTCAAAAGACTGATATAAATTAATCATTTGTTATTCTGTAGGAATTGTATTTGCTTTATTTATATTATCATTCCACACTCATGAACATGTTGAAGAACATGCACATGATCATGATCATGAAACAACAACACAAGTATTAAAACTAATTGCAAACCCAAAACAATATTTATCAAGTTTAAACAACTTTAATATTGTTAACAATTTCCAACCAGTATAA
- a CDS encoding glucose-6-phosphate isomerase, which produces MIKLNFTNFLEGNKSTEKIFKSYASKIETLNNSIEEKKCKGASMLGWMDYPSKYNKNEIKELINVSQEWYNNKKIKNVVVLGIGGSYIGVRAGIDWVLPEFNREKEIYYVSSMSSSYVYSLIEKLKKEDFYLIVISKSGTTLEIGVAFRLFYSLLFEKFGSEGAKERTVAITDKEKGTLRKIADTQDIQTFSIPDDVGGRFSAITPVGLFAMGVMGLDVNKVLKGCAKAIEDTKEPDIEKNTAYQYAALRHYMYSKKEKYNEVFCVYEDALRFFTEHLKQLFAESEGKEGKGLLPVNCLFTTDLHSVGQFLQEGNQIFFETCISIKNPLNDVVINEFLKDEDGLGFLNGKKLDYINKVAASSTIDAHHIDGKIDIIQINLDNRNEESFGYLYSWFSKVVAMSGLLLKVNPFDQPGVEAYKSRMFTKLKK; this is translated from the coding sequence ATGATTAAATTAAATTTCACAAACTTCTTAGAAGGAAATAAAAGCACTGAAAAAATATTTAAATCTTATGCTTCTAAAATTGAAACTCTTAATAATAGCATTGAGGAGAAAAAATGCAAAGGTGCTTCAATGTTGGGATGAATGGACTATCCTAGCAAATATAATAAAAATGAAATTAAGGAATTAATTAATGTTTCTCAAGAATGATACAACAATAAAAAAATTAAAAATGTTGTAGTATTGGGAATTGGAGGTTCTTATATTGGTGTAAGAGCTGGAATTGATTGAGTGCTACCAGAATTTAATAGAGAAAAGGAAATCTATTATGTTTCTAGTATGTCATCATCTTATGTTTACTCTCTAATTGAAAAACTTAAAAAAGAAGACTTTTACTTAATTGTTATTTCTAAATCTGGAACTACTTTAGAAATTGGTGTAGCTTTTAGATTATTTTATAGTTTACTGTTTGAAAAATTCGGATCAGAAGGAGCTAAAGAAAGAACAGTAGCAATTACAGATAAAGAAAAAGGAACTTTAAGAAAAATTGCAGATACTCAAGACATCCAAACATTCTCTATTCCAGATGATGTTGGAGGTAGATTTAGTGCTATTACTCCAGTTGGTCTATTTGCAATGGGGGTAATGGGATTAGATGTTAATAAAGTATTAAAAGGTTGTGCTAAAGCAATTGAAGATACAAAAGAACCAGATATTGAAAAAAATACTGCATACCAATATGCAGCACTAAGACATTATATGTATTCTAAAAAAGAAAAATATAATGAAGTATTTTGTGTATATGAAGATGCTTTAAGATTCTTTACTGAACACTTAAAACAACTATTTGCAGAATCTGAAGGAAAAGAAGGAAAAGGTTTATTACCTGTTAACTGTTTATTTACAACTGATTTACACTCTGTTGGTCAGTTTTTACAAGAAGGAAATCAAATCTTTTTTGAAACTTGTATTAGCATTAAAAACCCATTAAATGATGTTGTTATTAATGAGTTTTTAAAAGATGAAGATGGATTAGGTTTTTTAAATGGTAAAAAACTAGATTACATTAACAAAGTAGCTGCTTCTAGTACAATAGATGCTCACCATATTGATGGAAAGATTGATATTATTCAAATTAATTTAGATAACAGAAATGAAGAATCTTTTGGATACCTATATTCTTGATTCTCTAAAGTTGTTGCTATGAGTGGTTTATTATTGAAAGTTAATCCATTTGATCAACCAGGTGTTGAAGCTTATAAGAGTAGAATGTTTACTAAGCTTAAAAAATAA
- a CDS encoding NAD(P)-dependent alcohol dehydrogenase produces MKSINLPTSMKALVFVEKNKIQIVNKPIPTVGPNDALIKVTTTTICGTDIHIVKGEYPVKPGLTIGHEAVGILAAVGDEVTGFELGERVLAGAITPSGYTAACQSGQSSQDGIGTKYGYKPTAGWKFGNIMDGCQAEYVLVKNAMANLARVPNALTDEQVLMCPDIMSTGFSGPENANIKLGDYVGVIAQGPIGLCATTGAKLMGASIIIAIDGNDRRLEIAKELGATHTINFRNVDVVQEVNRITDGRMLDSAIECLGSQSTFEQGFRLLRAGGTLSSLGVYSSDIKLPLDALAAGLGDHKISFALCPGGSERMRRLMSLIENKRVDLRSLVTHTLPFDRIAEGYNIFANQKDGVLKVAIKVS; encoded by the coding sequence ATGAAATCAATCAATTTACCTACCTCTATGAAAGCTTTAGTTTTTGTAGAAAAAAATAAAATTCAAATAGTAAATAAACCAATTCCAACAGTTGGTCCAAATGATGCTTTAATTAAAGTTACCACTACAACAATATGTGGAACAGATATTCACATTGTTAAAGGTGAATATCCTGTAAAACCAGGATTAACTATTGGCCATGAAGCTGTTGGTATTTTAGCAGCAGTTGGAGATGAAGTAACAGGTTTTGAACTAGGAGAAAGAGTATTAGCTGGAGCAATTACTCCAAGTGGATATACAGCTGCTTGTCAATCTGGACAATCTTCACAGGATGGAATTGGTACTAAATATGGATACAAGCCAACAGCTGGATGAAAATTTGGAAACATCATGGATGGTTGCCAAGCTGAATATGTCTTAGTTAAAAATGCAATGGCAAATCTTGCAAGAGTTCCAAATGCTTTAACAGATGAACAAGTACTAATGTGTCCAGATATTATGTCAACTGGTTTTAGTGGTCCAGAAAATGCCAACATCAAATTAGGTGACTATGTTGGTGTAATTGCACAAGGTCCAATCGGTTTATGTGCAACAACTGGTGCAAAATTAATGGGAGCTTCTATTATTATTGCAATTGATGGAAATGATAGAAGATTAGAAATTGCAAAAGAACTAGGTGCTACTCACACCATTAATTTTAGAAATGTAGATGTAGTACAAGAAGTTAATAGAATCACAGATGGTAGAATGCTAGATTCAGCTATTGAATGTTTAGGTTCTCAATCAACTTTTGAACAAGGTTTTAGACTATTAAGAGCAGGTGGAACTCTATCTTCACTAGGAGTTTATTCAAGTGATATCAAGTTGCCATTAGATGCACTAGCTGCAGGATTAGGTGATCATAAAATTTCATTTGCATTATGTCCTGGAGGAAGTGAAAGAATGAGAAGATTAATGTCTTTAATTGAAAATAAAAGAGTTGATTTAAGATCACTAGTTACTCATACTTTACCTTTTGATAGAATTGCAGAAGGATACAATATCTTTGCAAACCAAAAAGATGGAGTATTAAAAGTGGCAATTAAAGTTAGTTAG
- a CDS encoding glycoside hydrolase family 1 protein — MKIKKLNQFPKNFLWGASSSAFQVEGAWNEDGKGLSIQDVPKKDIAGWIDRSKVSDYKVASDQYHRYKEDFALMAEMGFKAYRFSIAWTRILPDGVGKVNPLGIKHYHDVIDELLKHNIEPIITLFHFDMPYALEQQGGWSNRDLIVDAFVNYAKILFKEYGHKVKYWLTINEQNMLAMVGDLFGLTNSQESSNRWQNISKINHNILIAQAKVINELHLTNKNAKIGPAPNIAIYYPKTCHPEDVLASKNAQALMHWYYLDVAVRGQYNNIVWKFLEQENALPEFRKDDEQIFKNGKPDFIAFNYYTSGTVEKALDVAVTTRGDQQNMFDVPGMYKATSNDFLNKTKFNWTIDPVGLRTTYRELYDRYQLPLLVTENGLGSPDELTKDFKVHDDYRIEYLKAHILETRKAISDGIPIIGYCPWSAIDLVSGYQGVNKRYGFVYVNRDEFDLKDLRRIRKDSFYWYQEVIKNNGNNIE, encoded by the coding sequence ATGAAAATTAAAAAATTAAATCAATTCCCTAAAAATTTCTTATGAGGAGCATCTTCTAGTGCTTTTCAAGTTGAAGGTGCTTGAAATGAAGATGGGAAAGGACTATCTATTCAAGATGTCCCAAAAAAAGATATTGCTGGTTGAATAGATAGAAGTAAAGTAAGTGATTACAAAGTTGCAAGTGATCAATACCATAGGTATAAAGAAGATTTTGCTTTAATGGCAGAAATGGGATTTAAAGCATATCGATTCTCAATTGCATGAACTAGAATTTTACCAGATGGTGTTGGTAAAGTTAATCCACTAGGAATCAAGCATTATCATGATGTAATTGATGAACTTTTAAAACATAATATAGAACCTATTATCACATTGTTTCATTTTGATATGCCTTATGCTTTAGAACAACAGGGTGGATGATCTAATCGTGATTTAATAGTTGATGCTTTTGTAAATTATGCAAAAATTCTATTTAAAGAGTATGGACATAAAGTTAAATATTGATTAACTATTAATGAACAAAATATGCTAGCAATGGTTGGTGATTTATTTGGTTTAACAAATTCTCAAGAATCAAGCAATCGTTGACAAAATATATCAAAGATTAATCATAATATTTTAATAGCTCAAGCTAAAGTAATTAATGAACTACATCTAACAAATAAAAATGCAAAAATTGGACCTGCACCAAATATTGCAATTTACTACCCAAAAACTTGTCATCCAGAAGATGTGTTAGCTTCTAAAAATGCTCAAGCATTAATGCATTGATATTATTTAGATGTTGCAGTTAGAGGCCAGTATAACAACATTGTTTGAAAATTCTTAGAACAAGAAAATGCCCTTCCAGAATTTAGAAAAGATGATGAACAAATATTTAAAAATGGTAAACCTGATTTTATAGCTTTTAATTACTATACTTCTGGTACTGTTGAAAAAGCTCTTGATGTTGCAGTCACAACAAGAGGAGACCAACAAAATATGTTTGATGTTCCAGGAATGTATAAAGCTACATCTAATGACTTTTTAAATAAAACTAAATTTAATTGAACAATAGATCCAGTAGGTTTAAGAACAACATATAGAGAACTATATGATCGTTACCAATTACCATTATTGGTAACTGAAAATGGTTTAGGTTCCCCAGATGAATTAACTAAAGATTTTAAAGTTCATGATGATTATCGGATTGAATATTTAAAAGCTCATATCTTAGAAACAAGAAAAGCTATAAGTGATGGAATCCCTATAATAGGATATTGTCCTTGAAGTGCAATTGATCTAGTATCTGGATATCAAGGTGTTAACAAACGTTATGGCTTTGTATATGTTAATCGTGATGAGTTTGATCTTAAAGATTTAAGAAGAATTAGAAAAGATAGTTTTTATTGATACCAAGAAGTAATCAAAAATAATGGTAACAATATTGAATAA
- a CDS encoding aldo/keto reductase — protein sequence MNKNNNTNISKFNLSSGTNHNPPLLTLNDGYQIPIIGLGTTSLHNQTCKNAIKAALEIGIRLFDTASLYGNEKEVGETIRESNINRNEIFVITKLYPGAQFANPEKAIEEALNKLNTDYIDMMLLHHPGENDVKAYKAIEKYIEKGKIKSVGLSNWYIKEINSFLPQINIKPSLIQNEIHIYYQEKEVVPYMHNLNIAMQAWYPFGGRGHTFSVLNNPTIVSIAKDHNKTSAQIISRWLLQRGIITIVGSSNPIHIKENISVFDFELSNQEMELIASLDKNEKHDWY from the coding sequence ATGAATAAAAACAATAATACAAATATATCCAAATTTAATTTATCAAGTGGAACAAATCACAATCCTCCTTTGTTAACTTTAAATGATGGTTATCAAATACCAATAATAGGATTAGGAACAACTTCTTTACATAACCAAACATGTAAAAATGCTATTAAAGCAGCACTGGAAATAGGAATAAGATTATTCGATACTGCTTCTTTATATGGAAATGAAAAAGAAGTAGGAGAGACAATTAGAGAGTCAAACATAAATAGAAATGAAATTTTTGTAATTACTAAACTATATCCTGGTGCTCAATTTGCAAATCCTGAAAAAGCAATAGAAGAAGCATTAAATAAATTAAATACAGATTATATTGATATGATGCTTTTACATCACCCAGGAGAAAATGATGTAAAAGCATATAAGGCAATTGAAAAATATATTGAAAAGGGAAAAATAAAGTCAGTCGGTTTATCTAACTGATACATAAAAGAAATTAATAGTTTTCTTCCTCAAATTAATATCAAACCATCTTTAATCCAAAATGAAATTCATATCTATTATCAAGAAAAAGAAGTTGTACCTTATATGCATAATTTAAATATAGCAATGCAAGCTTGATATCCATTTGGTGGAAGAGGTCATACTTTTTCTGTTTTAAATAATCCTACAATTGTAAGTATTGCAAAAGATCATAATAAGACAAGCGCTCAAATCATCTCTAGATGATTATTACAAAGAGGGATAATTACAATAGTAGGTTCAAGTAATCCAATTCATATCAAAGAAAATATATCTGTTTTTGATTTTGAATTATCTAATCAAGAAATGGAACTGATTGCATCATTAGATAAAAATGAAAAGCATGATTGATATTAA
- a CDS encoding HAD family hydrolase, with product MNWNKRTLVICDLDGSLLKDDETISQFSVDIIKKFTSKNNNKFCIATGRPIRAAIKYYKQLGLDTIMANLNGANIINPTDPNFSMINLGFSKEAIKHILSDKKLLKYIGCVLIENIEGTYVLTEEKSKFIQYEFLSKFHINTKKQGDEDGFVALDLNEIDKIDKDVNSILIYIKDKKYIDEITFKIKSITNTLIVRSWSIPTDLTGTVIEVNSIFSSKGTVTKFLSSYYMIPLNQTYSFGDGENDVDMLTRSNGYAMKNASHTVKLLTHRITKYSNDQDGIAKEMQKLFKL from the coding sequence ATGAATTGAAATAAAAGAACTTTAGTGATTTGTGATCTAGATGGTTCATTATTAAAAGATGATGAAACAATATCACAGTTTTCAGTTGATATTATTAAAAAATTCACTTCTAAAAACAATAATAAATTTTGTATAGCAACAGGTCGTCCTATTAGAGCTGCAATTAAGTACTATAAACAATTAGGGCTAGATACTATAATGGCTAATTTAAATGGAGCAAATATTATTAACCCTACTGATCCTAACTTTTCTATGATCAACTTAGGGTTTTCAAAAGAGGCAATTAAACATATCTTATCTGATAAGAAATTATTAAAATACATTGGTTGTGTATTAATTGAAAACATTGAAGGAACATATGTTTTAACTGAAGAAAAAAGTAAATTCATTCAATATGAATTTTTATCAAAATTTCATATTAATACTAAAAAGCAAGGTGATGAAGATGGTTTTGTAGCATTAGATTTAAATGAGATTGATAAAATAGATAAAGATGTTAACTCAATCTTAATTTATATTAAAGATAAAAAATACATTGATGAAATTACATTCAAAATCAAAAGTATAACAAATACATTGATTGTTAGAAGTTGATCAATCCCAACAGATTTAACAGGTACAGTAATAGAAGTTAATTCAATCTTTTCAAGTAAAGGAACAGTAACAAAATTCTTATCTAGTTATTATATGATCCCATTAAACCAAACTTATTCATTTGGTGATGGTGAAAATGATGTTGATATGCTAACAAGGTCTAATGGGTATGCAATGAAAAATGCTTCTCATACTGTAAAACTATTAACTCATAGAATTACTAAATATAGTAATGACCAAGATGGGATTGCTAAAGAAATGCAAAAATTATTTAAGTTATAA